A window of the Pseudoliparis swirei isolate HS2019 ecotype Mariana Trench chromosome 13, NWPU_hadal_v1, whole genome shotgun sequence genome harbors these coding sequences:
- the LOC130203632 gene encoding heparan sulfate glucosamine 3-O-sulfotransferase 2-like translates to MACVLLFSRIPPFSHRLTRTSICFLSMFLCYLCYCTLFPADSIMQKAGDPTPGCQRAPADGAKRRVQKPPSCALPLDARPSSSEASRLKSDQRPPSTLHVDTPSPPMGNLKFGNKKLPNAIIVGVKKGGTRAVLEFIRIHPEVRAAGTETHFFDRNYGRGLEWYRGLMPRTLESQLTMEKTPSYFVTKETPQRISAMSRDTKLIVVVRDPVTRAISDYTQTLSKTPDLPSFQDLAFRNQSLGIVDVSWNAIRIGLYALHLENWLRYFPLAQIHFVSGERLITDPAGELARVQDFLGLKRIVTDKHFYFNRTKGFPCLKKPESSGSPRCLGKSKGRTHVQIDRDAVERLRDFYRPYNVKFYEMVGHDFKWE, encoded by the exons ATGGCATGCGTGCTCCTCTTCAGTCGAATCCCTCCCTTCTCGCACCGGCTCACGCGGACATCCATTTGCTTCCTGTCGATGTTCCTGTGTTACCTGTGCTACTGTACACTGTTCCCGGCCGACAGCATCATGCAGAAGGCAGGTGATCCGACGCCCGGCTGTCAGCGCGCGCCGGCCGATGGAGCCAAAAGGCGCGTTCAGAAACCACCGTCGTGCGCGTTGCCGTTGGACGCCAGACCGAGCAGCAGTGAGGCATCTCGGTTGAAATCCGACCAAAGACCTCCTTCGACTCTCCACGTCGACACGCCCAGTCCTCCGATGGGGAACTTAAAGTTCGGCAATAAAAAGTTACCGAACGCCATCATCGTGGGGGTGAAGAAGGGAGGCACCAGAGCGGTGTTGGAGTTCATCCGGATTCATCCGGAGGTGCGCGCGGCTGGCACAGAGACGCACTTCTTCGACCGGAACTATGGCCGAGGCCTGGAGTGGTACAG aggctTAATGCCAAGGACTCTTGAAAGCCAACTCACGATGGAGAAGACGCCGAGCTACTTTGTGACAAAAGAGACGCCGCAACGGATCTCTGCCATGTCCCGAGATACCAAGCTCATTGTGGTGGTGCGTGACCCCGTCACCCGTGCTATATCTGATTACACCCAGACTTTATCCAAAACCCCCGACCTGCCGAGCTTCCAGGATCTGGCCTTTAGAAACCAGAGCCTGGGCATTGTGGACGTGTCCTGGAACGCCATCCGGATCGGCCTGTACGCTCTGCACCTTGAGAACTGGCTGCGCTACTTCCCCCTGGCTCAGATTCACTTTGTGAGCGGCGAGCGGCTCATCACGGACCCGGCGGGGGAGTTGGCTCGGGTGCAAGACTTCCTCGGGCTGAAGCGCATCGTCACAGACAAACACTTCTATTTCAACCGCACCAAGGGCTTCCCCTGCCTTAAGAAGCCGGAGAGCAGCGGCTCGCCTCGCTGCCTGGGCAAGTCCAAGGGCAGAACTCACGTGCAGATCGACCGAGACGCCGTCGAGCGGCTGCGAGACTTCTATCGACCTTACAATGTCAAGTTCTATGAAATGGTGGGTCACGACTTCAAGTGGGAGTAG